One part of the Rutidosis leptorrhynchoides isolate AG116_Rl617_1_P2 chromosome 1, CSIRO_AGI_Rlap_v1, whole genome shotgun sequence genome encodes these proteins:
- the LOC139868100 gene encoding uncharacterized protein has product MSDDSSVSSGFIDGSYARYEYEDDDVLLNQWDRCNYVVLTWILLSLSEGVYNGQIFSKTAESVWLELKETYDKIDASITFNLYQKINSCSQSGQSLSDYYHKLNAMWRQFDDMIKIDDMVFANKSFQEQNQF; this is encoded by the exons ATGTCTGATGATAGTTCTGTTAGTTCTG GATTTATTGATGGTTCTTATGCTAGGTATgagtatgaagatgatgatgtgttACTTAATCAATGGGATAGATGTAATTATGTGGTTCTTACTTGGATTTTATTGTCTTTGTCTGAGGGTGTTTACAATGGTCAAATTTTCTCTAAAACTGCAGAGTCTGTTTGGCTAGAATTAAAAGAAACCTATGATAAAATTGATGCTTCTATTACATTTAATCTATATCAAAAAATTAATTCATGTAGTCAATCTGGTCAGTCTTTATCTGATTATTATCATAAGTTGAATGCTATGTGGAGACAATttgatgatatgattaaaattgatgatatggTGTTTGCAAATAAGTCATTTCAAGAACAGAATCAATTTTAA